One genomic segment of Cardinium endosymbiont of Philonthus spinipes includes these proteins:
- a CDS encoding ABC-F family ATP-binding cassette domain-containing protein, with the protein MIVINDLTYHLGKRTLYDSAALHIKPKDKIGLIGPNGAGKSTLLKIITGDLSPDSGKITRRKECSIGFLNQDLLSYQSQDSIRNVAMEAFSEALVTQKKIESLCQQMEVNYSDDLLTQLSNLQETFERIGGYDMQSRTEAMLEGMGFSTKDLDRPLSEFSGGWRMRVMFAKLLLQQPSLLILDEPTNHLDLVSIKWVEAYLKSYDSAFIVVSHDRSFLDGTTAKIVEIADKKFTVYVGNYSEYEIQKSERSTLLENAYANQQKQLKHAQEFIDRFRAKASKAKLVQSRIKALDKVEKIEAPTAHRKTIKFQFSIKHNPSKIIAVIEKINKSYGAVSILKDAAVEINRGDKIALIGANGRGKTTLLRIIAEHEAAEQQQRSFGNNVEMAFYAQHQLEALNLEHTIIEALRAHSSNDGAERTEQELRAIAGMFLFTKDDVFKKIEVLSGGEKARVALATVLLSQANFLLLDEPTNHLDMQSIDTLGQALQQYEGTCLFVSHDRNFIQQVANKIWYIENKKVKVFPGTYEEFKEVVNLT; encoded by the coding sequence ATGATTGTAATCAATGACCTTACCTACCATTTGGGCAAGCGCACTTTGTATGATTCGGCTGCGCTGCATATTAAACCCAAGGATAAGATTGGCCTAATTGGACCCAATGGGGCTGGCAAATCTACTTTGTTAAAAATTATTACGGGAGACCTTTCTCCAGATAGTGGTAAAATTACTCGAAGAAAAGAATGCTCTATTGGCTTTCTCAACCAGGACTTGCTTTCTTATCAATCTCAGGATAGTATTCGAAATGTAGCCATGGAAGCTTTTAGTGAAGCATTGGTTACGCAAAAAAAGATTGAATCTTTGTGTCAACAGATGGAGGTCAACTATTCCGATGATCTGCTTACACAATTATCAAATCTCCAAGAAACCTTTGAAAGAATAGGGGGATATGATATGCAGTCAAGGACCGAGGCCATGTTGGAGGGTATGGGGTTTTCGACTAAAGATTTGGACCGTCCTCTATCTGAGTTTTCAGGTGGGTGGCGTATGCGGGTGATGTTTGCCAAGTTGCTTTTGCAACAACCTTCTTTATTGATCTTGGATGAACCTACCAACCACTTGGATCTGGTCTCTATCAAGTGGGTAGAAGCCTATTTAAAAAGCTACGATAGTGCTTTTATTGTGGTTTCACATGATAGAAGTTTTTTAGATGGTACGACTGCTAAGATTGTAGAGATTGCTGATAAAAAATTTACCGTTTATGTAGGTAACTACAGTGAGTACGAAATACAAAAATCAGAAAGAAGTACCTTACTGGAAAATGCCTATGCCAATCAACAAAAACAGCTCAAGCATGCGCAAGAGTTTATAGATCGTTTTAGAGCAAAGGCCAGTAAGGCCAAGTTGGTGCAGTCTAGGATTAAGGCATTGGATAAGGTAGAGAAGATAGAAGCACCTACTGCACATCGTAAAACCATTAAATTCCAGTTTTCGATTAAGCACAATCCTAGCAAAATTATTGCAGTAATAGAAAAAATCAATAAATCTTATGGTGCTGTATCGATTCTAAAAGATGCCGCTGTAGAAATTAACCGGGGTGATAAAATTGCTTTAATTGGTGCAAATGGACGGGGTAAAACTACGTTGTTGCGTATTATAGCCGAGCATGAGGCAGCTGAACAGCAGCAGAGAAGCTTTGGCAATAATGTAGAAATGGCTTTTTATGCCCAACATCAGTTAGAGGCCTTAAATTTAGAGCATACCATTATAGAAGCATTGCGTGCCCATAGCAGTAATGATGGGGCAGAACGCACAGAGCAAGAACTTCGTGCCATAGCTGGTATGTTTCTTTTCACTAAGGATGATGTATTTAAAAAAATAGAGGTGCTCTCCGGCGGTGAAAAAGCACGGGTTGCCTTAGCAACTGTATTGCTCTCTCAAGCCAATTTTCTACTACTGGATGAACCCACCAACCATTTAGATATGCAGTCCATTGATACCCTTGGGCAAGCGCTACAGCAATATGAAGGCACGTGCTTATTTGTATCACACGACCGTAATTTTATTCAACAGGTTGCCAATAAAATTTGGTATATCGAAAATAAAAAAGTTAAGGTATTTCCTGGCACTTATGAAGAATTTAAAGAGGTTGTCAACCTAACCTAG
- the lepB gene encoding signal peptidase I, with protein MKTSFSAKKQGSGGSTLTAIREWLSSVFFAAMVAALIRWMVVGLYVIPSGSMEPTLLPGDFVLVSKLHYGARTPATPLQIPITHQTIPGTKIPSYINWIELPQYRLPGFSKVQRNDIIVFNTPVGQEPPDLREYWIKRCIALPGDLVHIAHKQLYVNNTLADTTVSVQYCYFMKTKRILTAAFFEKNDIKNPIRSTVPGREGYTIYTTPEKVKQLTTILPTCIQSVDPVEDQAGVFQSSIYPFHPTFHWTKDNFGPVKVPSKGMVIPMDAQNILLYGPIIQRFEGKKAVRFTKTACWIDGKEVTHYTFAKNYYFAMGDNRDQSGDSRFVGFIPEDHIVGKAVMVLLSSDKSNSFFRGIRWNRLFHIVN; from the coding sequence ATGAAGACTTCTTTTTCAGCTAAAAAACAGGGAAGCGGTGGCTCAACGCTAACTGCCATTCGGGAGTGGCTAAGCTCTGTGTTTTTTGCCGCTATGGTAGCTGCCTTAATTCGTTGGATGGTGGTTGGGCTATATGTGATACCTTCTGGCTCTATGGAGCCAACCCTATTACCGGGAGATTTTGTGTTGGTGAGTAAACTACACTATGGTGCCCGTACGCCAGCCACTCCATTACAAATCCCCATTACCCATCAAACCATTCCAGGTACAAAGATTCCCTCTTATATTAACTGGATTGAATTGCCTCAATATCGTTTGCCTGGATTCAGCAAAGTCCAACGCAATGATATTATTGTTTTTAATACGCCAGTAGGTCAGGAACCTCCTGATTTACGTGAATATTGGATAAAGCGTTGCATCGCACTACCTGGTGATCTGGTCCATATAGCCCATAAGCAACTCTATGTTAATAACACGCTAGCTGATACAACAGTTAGCGTGCAGTATTGTTACTTTATGAAGACCAAGCGCATCTTGACAGCTGCTTTTTTTGAAAAAAATGACATTAAAAATCCTATACGATCTACTGTTCCTGGTCGTGAAGGCTATACGATTTATACTACACCAGAAAAAGTTAAGCAACTTACTACCATTCTGCCTACTTGCATACAATCGGTAGATCCAGTAGAAGATCAAGCAGGGGTTTTTCAGTCGAGTATTTATCCTTTTCATCCTACCTTTCACTGGACCAAAGATAATTTTGGCCCAGTGAAGGTGCCTAGCAAAGGGATGGTTATTCCAATGGATGCACAAAATATTCTATTATATGGCCCGATCATACAAAGATTCGAGGGAAAAAAAGCTGTTCGGTTCACTAAAACCGCATGCTGGATAGATGGCAAGGAAGTAACCCACTATACGTTTGCTAAGAATTATTATTTTGCAATGGGAGACAACCGAGACCAGTCTGGTGATTCTAGATTCGTTGGGTTTATTCCAGAAGACCATATTGTGGGCAAAGCAGTTATGGTCTTGTTGTCTTCAGATAAAAGCAACTCCTTTTTTAGGGGTATTCGTTGGAATAGGTTGTTCCATATTGTAAATTAG
- a CDS encoding M23 family metallopeptidase: protein MLKTKYYYNPATCSYERVHTSISAYILRSIVFIVFSVGLAGAMVKYYQGSTVSPREAELLQENESMKAYYHIVQKKIESSLSVLTALQQRDNNIYRVLLNTEPISPEERRGGMGGVNKYAHLGKDTLIAQTLSKVDQLASQLTIQKKSYDQILNLAKNKIAKFASTPTFPPVSKKHLKRISAHFGMRTHPIYKIRKMHEGVDFSAPIHTPIYAAADGYVKWVKKDKKGYGNHLLIEHGNGFQTHYAHMHTIMIKERQRMTRGQQIGTVGNSGDSTAPHLHYEVYHNGRRVNPVQYFVGELTAAEYEAVRKQAAHQTQALCSNF, encoded by the coding sequence ATGCTTAAAACCAAGTACTATTATAACCCTGCTACTTGTAGCTATGAGCGTGTACACACATCTATATCGGCTTACATTTTACGTAGTATTGTTTTTATAGTTTTTTCAGTGGGGTTAGCTGGCGCCATGGTGAAGTATTATCAAGGTAGTACGGTTTCTCCCAGAGAGGCAGAGCTATTACAGGAAAATGAAAGCATGAAGGCTTATTACCATATCGTACAAAAAAAAATAGAAAGTAGCCTGTCGGTCTTAACTGCCTTGCAGCAGCGAGATAATAACATTTATAGGGTATTGTTGAATACGGAACCGATATCTCCTGAAGAACGCAGAGGAGGCATGGGAGGCGTAAATAAATATGCCCATTTAGGGAAGGATACATTAATTGCACAAACATTGTCTAAGGTAGATCAACTAGCTAGTCAGTTAACCATTCAAAAGAAGTCTTACGATCAAATACTCAACCTTGCAAAGAACAAGATTGCCAAATTCGCTTCTACACCTACTTTCCCTCCCGTTTCTAAAAAACATTTGAAAAGAATATCGGCCCATTTTGGTATGCGCACCCATCCAATCTATAAAATTCGCAAGATGCATGAGGGGGTTGATTTCTCAGCTCCTATTCATACGCCGATCTACGCTGCTGCGGATGGCTATGTTAAATGGGTGAAAAAAGATAAGAAAGGATATGGCAACCATTTGCTTATTGAGCATGGCAACGGCTTTCAAACCCACTATGCCCATATGCATACCATAATGATTAAAGAGCGGCAACGTATGACCAGGGGGCAACAAATTGGTACAGTGGGCAATTCAGGGGATTCTACTGCCCCTCATCTCCACTATGAGGTCTACCACAATGGACGTCGTGTGAACCCAGTGCAATACTTTGTAGGGGAGCTTACTGCTGCTGAATATGAAGCAGTGCGTAAACAAGCTGCACATCAAACACAAGCCCTTTGTTCGAATTTTTAG
- a CDS encoding sodium:solute symporter family transporter produces MICFNVSLITVAAFLLLTLVVGIVFSRKQTTFREYAVGNKQFSTATLVATVLATAFSGGGLIRNVQEVHNIGLWWITLMLLAPFSCWLVGSLALRMGRFMQHLSMADTMGSIYGKYVGIITALSSICASIVMVTAQINVITMAINMCVNVANLNINVITAFATLIVIIYSMFGGIRSVTFTDLLQFVTFSIIIPLLTWYMLRAVGKPFEEIIPYLQQQEKFQFSTVFHWNTNLIALIVLCLSNTISAINPPNVQRVYMSSGPIQARRVFLYSTLFEVIIIALITLVGIFVFVNAPDLQKAEVWDYIMTHIPSFFKGLLAISLLAMAMSTADSYLNICSVMISHDIVKRLQNKKATTDALQVKVARRATLVVGLLAMLLAFKCKDLFRLLCWTLNCSIPIVSAPFILAIFGFQGTSRTALIGMVTGLLAILTWDKWIQPLTGIDGSCIAMLANGLAMIAVHYLFKQPEEAGWGGPDDQFKQLQQERARKRMERKEAIKNAWANRKIILSKLKSNHITMVYVGCYIVITILLSYFIVPIMHNVYWIMLQLLLAACLIGYPFVYDISKKIRTIPDWCIGLCWLMALVIYLPLSLLGGDWWNVGDLIFNLSIFLMDAALILWVLPLYLGIGVVTAISLVVFYKIFFIRVSCYPLLPLFLLFLAMLLVFAIAISFKRKLNHYKAKILYLENQEKNRESQQLKASLYDAAAVPTAGKAKGYGAILTQVIGKIEESISFLDSNVPLYKQDFQSIINKLYDWVAYFNRRAKAKKHALLQPTQITLDKLIRKLELALSHEVADPPRLLVEKVSGSDEKLSAYMVCDIYQVVYLLVQAVLRIAKLDRSGMPLVKIQLHDTSLQFKQADPVDSSLPAYILFQATALVISQATAAPEALPKVKQVYDDEMDAIGPKGKQGTPPSIDLQQETLSSIVGAHYGYWETFGDQQQSAMLLVLPNDVTDIFNKVTITLPLDALTLEAPVTPKEQADSMMVLMKFHDYVCKSSYQMDPVDVGTISGLLLLLRQHFGFKRHASGQLFYVRAVGIAELVVEWAFHSPKVIYAALLYELVRRTCLPLSYVKEHYNLGVYAFVLNVVGIDKRQALDHSSLLYVQNRLKEAIKEEHVQLSVLFIKLAERLYDLRHAAGYIHLPEVQHMAQETLSIDVKLADTYLGPEIGQALEEAAKAALNICKIKEVEREKQE; encoded by the coding sequence ATGATTTGCTTCAACGTATCCCTAATTACAGTGGCTGCTTTTTTGCTTTTAACCTTGGTGGTAGGGATTGTTTTTAGTAGAAAACAAACCACCTTTCGAGAATATGCAGTGGGGAATAAACAATTTTCTACGGCTACTTTAGTAGCTACAGTATTGGCTACTGCTTTTAGTGGAGGAGGGCTAATACGTAATGTGCAGGAAGTGCATAACATTGGTCTCTGGTGGATAACCTTGATGCTTTTGGCTCCTTTTAGCTGTTGGCTGGTCGGTTCGTTAGCACTACGTATGGGGCGATTTATGCAGCATCTCTCTATGGCTGATACTATGGGTAGTATCTATGGTAAATATGTTGGGATCATTACCGCTCTGTCAAGTATTTGTGCTTCTATTGTTATGGTTACTGCTCAAATTAATGTAATAACTATGGCTATTAATATGTGTGTAAATGTAGCGAATCTTAATATTAATGTTATTACTGCTTTTGCGACTTTAATAGTTATTATTTACTCTATGTTTGGGGGTATTCGTTCAGTTACCTTTACTGACCTATTGCAATTTGTCACTTTTTCAATTATCATTCCCCTTTTGACTTGGTATATGCTCAGAGCAGTAGGAAAACCATTTGAAGAAATAATTCCTTATCTACAGCAGCAAGAAAAATTTCAGTTTAGTACTGTATTCCATTGGAATACTAATTTGATAGCCTTGATTGTACTATGTTTGTCTAATACAATTTCCGCTATAAATCCTCCAAACGTGCAAAGGGTATATATGTCTTCTGGCCCCATCCAAGCAAGAAGGGTTTTTTTATATTCAACTCTTTTTGAAGTGATTATAATAGCCCTGATAACGCTAGTTGGTATATTTGTTTTTGTAAACGCACCAGATTTACAGAAAGCAGAGGTTTGGGACTATATCATGACTCATATTCCTTCTTTTTTTAAAGGCCTGCTTGCCATTAGTTTACTCGCTATGGCTATGTCTACAGCTGATTCCTATTTGAATATCTGTTCTGTTATGATTAGCCATGATATAGTGAAGCGCCTTCAAAATAAAAAAGCAACTACTGATGCATTGCAAGTTAAAGTTGCTAGACGCGCTACACTAGTGGTGGGTCTATTGGCTATGCTTTTGGCTTTTAAGTGTAAGGATCTGTTTAGATTACTCTGTTGGACCCTTAATTGTTCCATACCTATAGTATCTGCCCCCTTTATTTTAGCTATTTTTGGCTTTCAAGGCACTTCCCGTACCGCTTTAATCGGTATGGTGACTGGTCTATTAGCCATTTTAACTTGGGACAAGTGGATTCAACCACTAACAGGAATAGATGGTTCTTGTATTGCTATGCTAGCCAACGGCTTAGCCATGATCGCTGTCCACTATTTATTTAAACAGCCGGAGGAGGCAGGCTGGGGTGGTCCAGATGACCAGTTTAAACAACTGCAACAAGAACGTGCACGCAAGCGAATGGAACGCAAAGAAGCGATTAAAAATGCTTGGGCCAATAGAAAAATTATTTTATCTAAGCTGAAATCTAACCATATTACGATGGTATATGTAGGATGCTATATTGTCATTACTATCTTACTGTCTTATTTTATAGTGCCTATTATGCATAATGTCTACTGGATTATGCTACAACTCTTGTTGGCAGCTTGTCTTATAGGTTATCCATTTGTCTATGATATCTCGAAAAAGATAAGAACCATTCCAGACTGGTGTATTGGCCTATGCTGGCTAATGGCCTTAGTGATTTATCTTCCTTTAAGTTTACTTGGTGGAGATTGGTGGAATGTAGGGGATCTGATCTTTAACTTATCCATATTTTTAATGGATGCTGCTTTAATCTTATGGGTATTGCCTCTATACTTGGGTATAGGTGTTGTAACAGCTATTTCATTAGTAGTTTTTTATAAAATATTTTTTATTAGAGTTTCTTGTTATCCATTATTGCCCCTATTCCTGCTATTTCTAGCAATGCTACTGGTATTTGCCATCGCTATTTCCTTTAAAAGAAAGCTCAATCACTATAAAGCTAAAATTCTTTACCTTGAAAATCAGGAAAAAAATAGAGAGTCTCAACAACTAAAAGCCTCTCTCTATGATGCAGCTGCAGTTCCTACGGCTGGTAAGGCGAAAGGGTATGGTGCTATTTTAACGCAAGTAATAGGCAAGATTGAGGAGTCTATCTCTTTTTTAGATAGCAATGTTCCGCTTTATAAACAGGATTTTCAAAGTATTATCAATAAGCTCTACGATTGGGTGGCTTATTTCAATAGAAGGGCCAAAGCCAAAAAGCATGCGTTGTTGCAGCCTACGCAGATTACATTAGATAAGTTGATCCGTAAGTTGGAATTGGCCTTGTCGCACGAGGTGGCTGATCCACCTAGATTACTGGTAGAAAAAGTAAGCGGCTCCGATGAGAAGCTATCTGCTTATATGGTATGCGACATCTATCAAGTGGTCTACTTATTGGTTCAGGCAGTTTTACGGATTGCTAAGTTAGATCGATCTGGTATGCCACTTGTTAAAATACAACTACACGATACTTCTTTGCAGTTTAAACAAGCTGATCCTGTTGATAGCAGCCTGCCTGCATACATCCTTTTTCAAGCTACTGCCCTGGTAATCAGCCAAGCTACTGCTGCACCTGAAGCACTACCTAAAGTGAAACAGGTCTATGATGATGAAATGGATGCGATTGGTCCTAAAGGGAAACAAGGAACGCCACCTTCCATAGACCTGCAACAGGAAACCTTATCCAGTATTGTTGGCGCCCATTATGGCTATTGGGAGACATTTGGTGACCAACAACAATCTGCCATGCTACTGGTGCTGCCTAATGATGTCACAGATATCTTCAATAAGGTGACTATTACACTCCCTTTAGATGCCCTAACCTTAGAAGCACCTGTTACCCCTAAAGAGCAAGCCGATTCGATGATGGTACTCATGAAGTTCCATGATTATGTTTGCAAGTCCTCTTATCAGATGGATCCTGTAGATGTAGGGACGATTTCTGGTTTGCTTTTATTGCTGAGGCAACATTTTGGTTTTAAACGACATGCTTCTGGTCAATTGTTTTATGTACGAGCAGTAGGGATTGCTGAGTTGGTGGTAGAGTGGGCTTTTCACTCACCTAAAGTAATCTATGCTGCTTTGTTGTATGAGCTGGTACGTCGTACTTGTTTGCCCCTTTCTTATGTCAAGGAACATTATAACTTAGGAGTCTATGCTTTTGTCTTGAATGTGGTAGGGATCGATAAACGTCAAGCGTTAGATCACTCTTCGTTACTTTATGTGCAGAATCGTTTGAAAGAAGCAATTAAGGAAGAGCATGTACAGCTTTCTGTTCTATTTATTAAACTGGCAGAACGACTCTATGACCTACGCCATGCAGCAGGTTATATCCATCTACCAGAGGTGCAACATATGGCACAAGAAACCTTGTCTATAGATGTAAAGCTGGCTGATACCTATTTAGGGCCAGAGATAGGGCAGGCATTAGAGGAAGCAGCTAAAGCTGCATTGAATATTTGTAAAATAAAGGAAGTAGAAAGAGAAAAACAAGAATAG
- the dnaK gene encoding molecular chaperone DnaK, producing the protein MGKIIGIDLGTTNSCVAVMEGNEPVVIPNNEGKRTTPSVVAFLNGGKGERKVGDPAKRQAIINPNNTISSIKRFMGKGYNSVANEINEVAYKVENGANNTVRVRIGDRLYTPQEISAIILQKMKSAAEDYLGTTVTDAVITVPAYFNDAERQATKEAGEIAGLAVKRIINEPTAAALAYGLDKKNQDITIAVFDLGGGTFDISILELGDGVFEVKSTNGDIHLGGDDFDQKITDWLADSFQKDEGVDLRKDPTALQRLREAAEKAKIELSSATTTEINLPYITAIDGVPKHLVQQLSRAQFEKLVDDLVKRTLTPCRQALKDAFGDIADPHSKVDEVILVGGSTRIPKIQEEVERFFGKKPSKGVNPDEVVAVGAAIQGGVLTGEVKDVVLLDVIPLSLGIETLGGVFTKLIEANTTIPTKKSEVFSTASDNQSSVMVHVLQGNRPMAKHNRTIGQFHLSDIPPAPKGIPQIEVTFDVDANGILHVSAKDKGTGKEQKIRIEASSGLTEDEIKRMREEAEANAAADKAEKEQVDKINQADSFIFEVEKQLKELGDKIEEEDRKNIEPALADLKKAHAEKNIAAIDPALEALNKIWSEVMAKVYQKSQAKAEPATSNVEQENPKEGGGNVTDAEFEEVK; encoded by the coding sequence ATGGGAAAAATAATTGGAATCGATTTAGGAACCACCAACTCCTGTGTTGCCGTTATGGAAGGCAACGAGCCAGTAGTGATTCCTAATAATGAAGGTAAAAGAACTACGCCATCTGTAGTAGCTTTTTTAAATGGTGGAAAGGGCGAACGTAAAGTGGGTGATCCTGCTAAACGTCAGGCCATTATCAATCCTAATAATACCATAAGTTCGATTAAGCGTTTTATGGGCAAGGGTTACAATAGTGTGGCCAATGAAATCAACGAAGTGGCTTATAAGGTAGAAAACGGAGCGAACAATACGGTCCGTGTGCGGATTGGTGATCGGCTCTATACCCCGCAAGAGATTTCTGCTATTATCTTGCAAAAGATGAAAAGCGCTGCGGAAGACTACCTAGGTACTACCGTTACGGATGCGGTGATTACCGTACCTGCTTATTTTAACGATGCAGAACGACAAGCTACTAAAGAGGCGGGAGAAATCGCCGGTTTGGCGGTAAAGCGGATCATTAATGAGCCAACTGCTGCTGCTTTAGCTTACGGCCTAGACAAAAAAAACCAAGACATCACCATTGCTGTATTTGACCTTGGAGGGGGGACTTTTGATATTTCGATTCTAGAGCTGGGTGATGGCGTTTTTGAAGTTAAATCTACCAATGGGGATATTCATCTGGGTGGAGATGATTTTGATCAAAAAATAACAGATTGGCTTGCTGATAGCTTTCAAAAGGATGAGGGGGTTGATTTAAGAAAGGATCCAACTGCGCTACAGCGCTTGAGAGAGGCTGCGGAAAAGGCTAAAATTGAGCTTTCTAGTGCAACCACCACAGAGATTAACCTCCCCTATATTACAGCCATTGATGGCGTGCCTAAACACTTGGTACAGCAGCTCTCTAGAGCACAGTTTGAAAAATTGGTAGATGACTTGGTCAAGCGTACCCTAACCCCTTGTAGGCAAGCTTTAAAAGATGCCTTTGGAGATATCGCTGATCCACATAGTAAGGTTGATGAGGTTATTTTAGTGGGCGGCTCTACCCGTATTCCAAAAATCCAAGAAGAAGTAGAGCGTTTTTTTGGTAAAAAACCTTCCAAGGGAGTCAATCCTGATGAAGTGGTGGCTGTAGGAGCAGCAATTCAAGGAGGTGTGCTCACTGGAGAAGTAAAGGATGTTGTATTGCTTGATGTGATTCCACTATCCCTAGGTATTGAAACGTTAGGAGGTGTTTTTACCAAGCTCATTGAAGCCAATACGACTATTCCAACAAAAAAATCGGAAGTATTTTCTACCGCTTCAGATAACCAATCTTCTGTTATGGTCCATGTGCTACAAGGCAATAGGCCTATGGCCAAACACAACCGTACCATTGGTCAGTTTCACCTATCTGATATACCACCTGCGCCCAAGGGCATTCCACAAATAGAAGTTACTTTTGATGTGGATGCTAATGGTATATTGCATGTTTCTGCAAAAGATAAAGGTACTGGAAAGGAACAAAAGATCCGTATTGAAGCTTCGTCTGGTTTAACAGAAGATGAAATTAAACGGATGCGGGAGGAAGCAGAAGCCAATGCAGCGGCAGATAAAGCAGAAAAAGAGCAAGTAGATAAAATAAATCAAGCAGATTCATTTATATTTGAGGTAGAAAAGCAGCTCAAGGAATTGGGTGATAAAATTGAGGAGGAAGACCGGAAAAATATAGAACCTGCATTGGCAGATCTGAAAAAGGCTCATGCAGAAAAGAATATTGCTGCTATTGATCCTGCACTAGAAGCGCTAAATAAGATTTGGAGCGAGGTAATGGCTAAGGTTTACCAAAAATCACAGGCTAAGGCAGAACCAGCCACTTCCAATGTGGAACAGGAAAACCCTAAAGAAGGTGGCGGCAATGTGACAGATGCTGAATTTGAAGAAGTAAAATAA
- a CDS encoding MerR family transcriptional regulator: MEKKYFTIQEVARHFGVTTSLIRFWEKAFMGILHPNKNSKGARRYQEKDIAQLRYIYTLVKEKGYSLAGARKVIQKHSTGLTVAPAEVVERLHALRAFLVALKKDKQFFAHFSLCAHDHCA; this comes from the coding sequence ATGGAAAAAAAGTATTTTACCATTCAGGAGGTAGCCCGCCATTTTGGCGTAACCACTTCTTTAATACGTTTTTGGGAAAAAGCTTTTATGGGCATCCTCCATCCCAATAAGAATAGCAAGGGGGCTAGAAGGTATCAAGAAAAAGATATTGCTCAGCTACGCTATATTTATACACTGGTTAAAGAAAAAGGATATAGCTTGGCAGGGGCACGAAAGGTCATTCAAAAACATAGTACTGGTCTTACAGTTGCACCAGCAGAGGTTGTTGAGCGGCTCCATGCACTACGCGCTTTTTTGGTTGCTTTAAAAAAAGATAAGCAATTTTTTGCACACTTTTCGCTATGCGCTCATGACCATTGCGCTTAA
- the lipA gene encoding lipoyl synthase, whose translation MKQETSPITIPQRPDWLRVKLPIGKHYRAVRDIVDQHKLHTICTSGNCPNMGECWGAGTATFMILGNICTRSCGFCAVATGRPTVYDKEEPKRVAQAIHLMGVKHAVITSVNRDELKDCGAEIWYQTVKEIKALNPATTIETLIPDVKAIWWALERMISAGQEVVSHNIETVERLYKTVRPQAKYARSLEQLKRIKAYGKRSKSGIMLGLGETDEEVYQVMDDLRAHGLDVLTLGQYLQPTKQHLEVATFVHPDKFAHFKEEALKRGFSYVESGPLVRSSYHAERHV comes from the coding sequence ATGAAGCAAGAAACCTCACCCATTACTATACCCCAGCGTCCAGATTGGTTGCGGGTTAAACTACCGATAGGTAAGCACTATAGAGCTGTGCGTGATATTGTAGATCAGCACAAGCTACACACCATTTGCACCAGCGGTAACTGCCCTAATATGGGAGAATGTTGGGGAGCAGGTACGGCTACGTTTATGATATTGGGTAATATTTGTACACGGAGTTGTGGCTTTTGTGCAGTAGCTACTGGCAGACCTACTGTTTATGACAAAGAAGAACCCAAACGAGTAGCACAGGCGATTCATCTAATGGGGGTTAAACATGCGGTTATCACTTCGGTAAATAGAGATGAGCTAAAGGACTGTGGCGCAGAAATTTGGTATCAAACGGTTAAGGAGATTAAAGCCTTAAATCCTGCCACTACTATAGAAACATTAATTCCAGATGTAAAGGCAATTTGGTGGGCGCTAGAGCGCATGATTAGTGCGGGTCAGGAAGTGGTCTCGCACAATATAGAAACGGTAGAAAGGCTTTATAAAACAGTTCGTCCACAAGCTAAATATGCGCGCAGCTTAGAGCAACTTAAACGGATTAAGGCATATGGAAAACGTTCTAAATCTGGTATTATGCTCGGATTAGGCGAAACAGATGAAGAAGTCTATCAGGTTATGGATGACCTACGCGCGCATGGTTTAGATGTATTAACACTGGGACAATACCTACAACCTACCAAACAACATCTTGAAGTAGCCACCTTTGTACACCCAGATAAATTTGCTCATTTTAAAGAAGAGGCGCTCAAGCGTGGATTCTCTTACGTAGAGTCAGGACCACTTGTACGTTCCTCTTACCATGCAGAACGACATGTTTAA